The sequence below is a genomic window from Ctenopharyngodon idella isolate HZGC_01 chromosome 11, HZGC01, whole genome shotgun sequence.
acgctccgaagcttcatgaagcagtgttttgaaatcgtccatcactatataagtcgttattttgtttttttggcgcaccgaaattattcttgtcgctttataatattaatattgaaccactgtactcacatgaactgatttaaatatgtttttagtacattaatggatcttgagagaggaaatgtcattgctggctatgcaggcctcactgagccatcagatttcaacaaaaatatcttaatttgtgttccgaagatcagcaaaggtcttaagggtgtggaacgacatgagggtgagtaataaatgacattattttcatttttgggtgaactaaccctttaaatgagaTAAATGAGCTAGATGCTATCGACTATGATCAGTTTCATTAACTCAATAAAGCTGATATATTTACGTCTGCTTTTGttcaaacaattcaaaatgaTCTTAAAGCAATTCAGGTGTATTGCAATTTTCAGAAAGTACAGTCTATTAAACTGGACACATTTCTACCATGAAGAATTTGACTTTGAAACCACATTTAAAGAACTTAGGCCCGGTTAGCCTAAGCCAGggttaggccttagttcaattagcttttataaaagtacactagaaaaacacactgctggtgtgcatcttgagacaaaacaatgacactgacatgatttaagatctgtcagtacaagttgctttcagttaaaacagctcaaacatgcatgttAGTctggactagcttaagcctcgtctgtgaaaccagggataatgttataataaacaCTTAAGTTTCGATCCATTTAGACACTTCATCAAGGCACATTTATTTCTGTAGCTCTTTAAAAGATCATTTCAAACAGCTTCACAGAAATTCACAGGAAAATAACACTTAATGTTGCAAAACTCAATTAAAGCTGCTCTTtaacaatagtgtcattattcagctcataTTTTATTCTCATtcgacagtttcagtgcagtcaaatttatatttatgaatgTTGATTGTCTTACATGTCATATAAAACCATATTTAGCAGCTGAGAACTGTTCTATACCCACAGATGTCATTCTTCAGGGTTTCCATCACTTTTAAACTAGttttacatgattttttttctagtcATTCATGATTACTGCAAGGGATTTTTGACATTTTAGATTTCGAGGATCAAAGAGCAATAGTATCCATCCACTTTTTCAGCGGTGtaattttttcaattaatttttccCATTGGgacttttaaaaagtctttgttaaagcgttataagccatgaaaCAAGCCAATCAGCTACGAGCAGAATCACACTATAAACTCTGATTTGAAGGAAAACGTtttgaaaattggacaaaaaatacgtacaagactgtgtacatAACAGCTtcagtgagggaaagaactacaatcccatgaagcactgagAACAGCACAATCGAATTaacaatggagaaatataaaactactcatttaaaattgttGAGATATcaatatatttcatgttttttgctaaatatttacacatttaagtaTTAGAGTATTTTTttgactctgattggtggaattttctgtacagcatcatgggtaatgtagtttttacaCTAGGAATTCTGCCTTTAAACATGCTTTTAAAAAGTTGATATAATGCTGACAGATTCAACAGAAACAAataccatcgattaacaacctcgcAAACCTCTCAAGTTATTGAGTTTTGTATCTCTAGAAGCAAATCTagctaatataatatttaagaaAGAGCACAAATTTCTATGACTTTTCCAGTCCTGAGAATCAGTTTTCAAATTCCCTTCCCCTTGATCAATGAAAGTTTTCCAACAAATTCTCAGAGATTAAATCAGCTTATTTTAGAAAAGCAAATTCACCTCCTGATCATGCAAATTCAAACTGTTTTCTAATGAAATAAGACAGAAACAAAGTCCCGCTCAGACTCAGGTTTATTGTGGGATGTTCCAACGAGCCACACAGAAAAATACAGTCCGAGACGAAATGAAGATCTGTACAAAACCACAGTCCAGTCTACTGGTCCTTGAGCTCCTTCAGCCTCTTGATGGCGGACTTCACTGTGACGGCTGACGTTGTGCTGCAGAACAGAGGAAACATTAGACTCATTTGACACCGTTATAACCCCTTATTTACACTGCACACGTCTGCGGCATGTTACGGCTCTGGTGAGGTTTTGTTCTGTCCTCTACGCAGCGTCGCCTCACACTAGAAGCATTTCAGAGGCTGGATTCACAAGACTTGCCTGTCAGACATTGTTTTCCTTGGTTTTTAATGgctaaatggttatattttgtcTGGTTTAATTGTTTACTGCTATGCCCTACTTTGTTTTGCTGTAGCCTACAGATGAAGTTAATACACTTATTGATGACAAGAAGAAAAGatttaagtttttcaacttCAAATCTCGTCGGCATCCTAGTGATGTGACATGAGCGGGAGTCCACACAGggtgattattttgactttattttgagTGGCGAGCCGCTTCTGAAACGCAGCATTGAGTAGAGTGGCCGTGTCGGAGCTGTGACGCGAGGCAGACGTGTGCAGTGTGAATAAGGGGTAAGAGAAGCTTTAATTAGGAATCACATTCGCTCTTACTTGTATGTCCACGCGCCTCCAGCGACAGTTTTCATGCAGGACCCACAATGCCAGATACCAACAGCCCTTCTCTTCATCTTAGTCTGAACACAGAGAAACAAACATCtgaaagtcaccatgaaatcaaaactcaCAACTCTCATTTGTTatgaatattgcagtgtttattctaaattATCCATCATTGCTCTTCTCTTCTTTaactacatttgttcttgtttgcgaaGCATCTCAGTCATATACACGTCACAACAGGGAAGAAAACACTAGCGCAACTTCCCTTTAATCACAGAGAGGAAAAATAGCACATATATGCAACATGTATGACTGTGCGTCTCACCTTGCCGCAGAAGGAGCAGGTGTATTTGGCATGTTGGCTGATCTCAATCTTCTTCACCATCTTCCTGAGGGACGCACCGTAACGGGTGCCGTACTTCCCCACAATTCCCACCTTCTTGGTGCGCTTGGCCTGACGAggaaattataaacatttcaataaatgtggaatattttgGAGACATTTGCAGCAAAGCATTTAATTCAAGCTGTTGATTTTTTGCAAAATTGACTTAAGTGTCTGTTGTTGAATGTCTGATCTAATGCTGGTGAATGTATACATTAATATAAGAGTTATACAGCACTATAAGGGAAACACAGTCTCAGTGTCTGGAGGAGGAAATGAAGAAACATCTGAATGAATGACATGAACTCATGCAAGTTCTACAAATGCACTATAATCACTATTGAAACACACACTTCTACACAACTGATTTCAGCCACTAACAGTCGCTTTATACTGATCAAACTCTGTAAACTTCACGCCAAAGAACAAATCATTTCCAGGTTAAAATGACGCGACTTCTCTGAGCTTGAACACCAGCGTCAGTGTTTCTACTGGGACTCGAGCAGCGACTCTCTTCTGATCAGAATGACATTTAAAGACATTATCATCGTCTACGTCAACATATACAGCACCGATAATGATTTATTCACTCATCCAAACATCGAGTGATGAGAAAAGGGGGTTATTTGAGTGAGATAGAGAAGATGTTTGAAGATTCCTCTCTCGGGCCACAAACACTCACCATTTTAGCAGAAGAGGTGCGGATCCAAAAGAGACCGAACAACTGCGCATGCGCGATTTACCAGCGCTGAAAGTGACGCATTGTGGGATACCGGAGGACCAACTCCAGCCCGCAGCCAGAAACATCGACAGAATGTTATTATAATGTGCAATAATGAGTGAAATTGTGAATATATAATAACTTGGAGAAATATGCAGTAACAGCTTTCAAATATCGCTGTAATGTTGTgcaatgacaataaagacattaaattatatttattaaattgagttatataattataaaatataatttctttaaattatatatatttaatatatttataaaataatattattaaattatataattataaaatataatttctttaaataatattaaatatataatattatatataagatattattttgttataatttaaataattatgtaaattgtatataataaaatattatttatttaatatatttataaaataatatgtgtgtgtgtgtgtatatatatatatatagtttatttataaaataatattattaaattatacaattataaaatataatttctttaaataatattatatatacatatcatATATAAgatattattttgttatatgtatataactgtatcatttaaataattatgtattatataattataaaattatatataataaaataatattatttatttaatatatttataaaataatattatttacttaatatatttataatatatatatatatataatatacattatttgatgtaattatatatatattatatattttatatatacaattatatcatatttatagtatattaactaaattataatacatatatattattgtatattgattataaatatatatgcgTGTATAATTataagtatatcatttttatattatattcttcaaataaatgaattataattcataataaaataactgTAGGTATGTTGTCACTATGATTTTATGCTGCTCCAGTAAAAGTATGGTGAAAATATAGTACATAAAAACACAGAAACTTTTGGGTTAATCAgcagaaaatatccatatttatttctgtcaggTTTATTTACTGAAGCACATCTTTAAAACTTCAGACATGCAAATCTAACATATTAATCTGTAAACATGATTTAGGGGTACAAAATGGCAGCATTTCTACAGGTCAGTTCAGAGGAAAATCCTGACAAATACAAAATCAGAGGAAAATCCTGACAAAAAGACTGTTTCcacaaaccactgattcaaacaCATCAGAAAATCAACAAGATCTTTCACATTTCACATATAAATCATTTGACTGAGACTGTAGTGCACTTCCTTTATGACAAAACATGAAATCTCTTTGACTCAAACTCAAGCTGAAATATAAAGATTCACATTTACAGCAGGCCAGAtgttaaaaactaataatacAAGACAAAGGCACAACAGACGGCTCGAGCACGAATACAACATTACATTAATCTGGTCAATATCTGAGTTATTCCACATTTCACTTCCTGATGAATGTAACTGATGAACACTGATAGTTCAGTTGATCATAAACACAGGTGTCAGAGGTTAGTTTGGTCTCGGGCTGAGGGAGGATTGTTAACACTAGCGCCCTCTTCTGGAGAGAGTGTGCTGCTGTTTAAAACCCAGTCTCCATGCTGAGGGTGCGACGCGTCACATGCTCGATTTCTCCTGTCACGTACTCGTCAAAGCTGGTCTGATACTTGGCCAACATCTTCAGCATGGGCCGCAGGTTCAGCCACCACTGCTCCTTCGGCATCCTgtgcctacacacacacacacacacacacacacacacaccatcagtAACGCATAGCTAGAAACGCATGCAGGTGGATGCCGTCGATTATTCGTGTGGCACTTACTCGAAGTCGGTGTGTGTCTTGAGTTCGGTGACGGGACTGAAtgacatgactttcttcttcatGCCGATCACACAGGCCGTATCCGGAGCGTTCGCAAACACACGGCCTGCAGTTCACCGACAGATGTTCACAGTTCATTTTATTATctaataaattcatttaaatgtacttgacattcatttttctgttgttATTCAGAAAATATCTAAGTATTATCAGGGTTCTAAAGAATCATTCTGAAGCGATTCACTGAAATGAACGAATCTTTGGCTTGTAAACAAAACTCGATTCGACACAAGATCACATGATTCACTACAGAAACTCATCTGTGTTTCCCATGACTtgcaaaatactattttaaaaatacatgatATTTCCAGGGAATCCTGTATTATACACACATTTCTTGTATTTATATTTGCTGTTATTTTAGTTCTATTTAtagtaagatttatttatactattatagtatttattaatattttaaagctatttttaaaaaaatatttctaatttatatttatttcagtttttgtaattttgtgcttttatcattttttttaatctatttagttgtaatttatatttatttcagttttttgtaattttatgtgcttattttatttttcaaaaaattcttagttgtaatttatatttatgtttttgtaattttatgtgattttataatttttttaaaaattctatttagttgtaatttatatttaagttttttgtaattttgtgcttattgtattttaaaaaatatatttagttgtaatttgtttattttagtttttgtaattgtatatgcttttatcatttttcaaaaaattctatttagttgtaatttatatttatttcagtttttgtaattttgtgcttgtatcatttaatttaaaaaaaatctatttagttgtaatttatatttatttaattcatttatttcagttttagtaattttatgtgcttattttatttttaaaaaaaaatctatttagttgaaatttatatttatgtttttgtaattttatgtgattttatcattttttaaaaattctatttagttgtaatttatgtttatttaagtTTCTGTAATATTATTTGCTTtcagcattttaattttttttaattctattgtaatttataatcatttcagattttgtaattttatgtgcttttattttattattattattatttttaaatatttttatttagctgtaatttatatttatttcaggtTTAGTAATTTTGCTATGTACTTTTATCATtaactttaaattatatttagttcagttttagtaattttagtaaaacatttcatttagtttCTAAGCAacttttctaattttcatttaagttttttataatttgaatttatttcagcttaagaaaattgtatttttagttGACAGTAAGCTCACCCTGTCTGTACGTGTCGTTCATCTTCTCCGTGAGCCACAGAACGGACTTCACTCCCAGCTTAGTGCCGAAATTCCTGTCAAATGGAGTGGGAACGCCACCCTAAACAGGAAACGACACGTGACGAGAACTGAACACACTCCTGCGGCGCTCTCTCAAAACAATCAGGCAAACACATGAACAACAGCCTCATCAAACTATGAATTTCCACGTCCACTGGAGCGACTGAATCTGACAGGATTCATCTGGACGCTGGTCACATGATCCCTCACCTGCTGCAGGTGACCCAGGACATTGACCCTGCAGTCGAAGACGCCTTTGCCCTCGGCGGAGTACAGGTTGTGGATGAAGTCAGTGGTGTAGTGCTTGTGACACTTCTCATTCCTGCAGAGAAACACCAATCACAGATTAACAAACGAGCTTTAGTTCTCACAGAACGAGTCCTGTAGGATTGTGGGATGCGTTACCTCAGCACTAGTCCTCTCTGGATATCATTCTTCATTTTGTCCGTCAGATGCTCCACGTTCGTCTGAGAGAGAAACAGTGAAGAGTTTAAAAGGTCTGATTTTACATGATGAATAATTAAAGGTCTGagagagtctcttctgctcactacagctgtatttatttgatcaaaaatacagtaaaaatagttaaatattattataatccaaatcagctgttttctatgtgaatatatagtaaaatataatttattcctgcgatcaaagctgaattttcagcatcattactccagtcttcagtgtcacatgatccttcagaaatcattctaatatgccgacgGAGTGATGGAGAACGTGCCTCCAGCTCATGGATGTTAAACGGCTCCTCAAAGATGTAGACGGCGTCTGCGCCCACGGCGATGCCGGTGGTGGTTGCTAGGTAACCACAGTATCCGCCCATCGTCTCCACGATGAAGACGCGGCGTTTGGTTCCAGACGCTGACTGCTTGATTTTGTCGCAGCTCTGAACAAACAGACACAGAGAACTTTAGACACACAGGACTGACCCGTACACCAGCCGAGCCGAGCGAGTCTCACCTCCATGGCGGCGTTCACTGCGGTGTCTGCTCCCAAACTGAAGTCTGTGCCCGGAACATTGTTACTGATCGTAGCCGGAATCACACACATGGCGATACAGAGTTCATCATAGTGACCTCGAGCTTCAACCAGCTGAAGAACTCCTTCATACGCCTGCAGGAGTAAACAAcaacatcaaacacacacacacacacacacacacacacacacgagatTCAGAGCACAATTCAATCTGTACCTCAAATCCACCAATCACCAGCAGCGACTGGATGCCGAATTTGCCAATATTCGCCACGATGCTCTCCATGCAGGAGTTGGGAAGAGTTCTAAACAaagataaaacattaaaggattagttcacttcataatgaaaatgtcctgataatttactcacctccatgtcatcaaGATGTTcacgtctttctttcttcagttgaaaagaaatgaaggtttctgaggaaaacattccaggatttctgacctttccaacgtgattacgtaatgcgtggagcatctcagagcagtgcaagacgagcatttgtggttaaaaagtatataaattgttatttttttttagaaaatgtccgatggtttctctagataagactcttattcctcgtttgggatcatgtagagctctttgaagctgcactgaaactgacatttggaccttcaacccgttgaaccccagtgaagtccactatatggagaaaaatcctggaatgttttcctcaaaaggGTTGAGGGTTGATGTTTTAACCAAGTGAATCATATCAAGTTTCCAGCaaactaaaagtaaaaatgtggcAACAAAATCTAAGCCAATCAGAATGTATGTGATGTTTAATATTCAGATATGGGGAGCAAGTTGGACCAATGAAATCATATTGTGGGCGTGGCTTGACACAACAGACACAGAAACCAAGCAGCATGTCACTCGTTGCTGTTGTGTGTGATTAGGACACAAACATCCTCCTGGATAAACAGGAAAGAGCTGATTTGATGCCCGATAACGCAGCGAACTGACCGTTTGGTGCCCAGCAGTGACCCTCCCTGCCCCGTCCAGCCCGCCACATCATGCCAGTGAACCTCGGTCAACTGCAGGAACAGATCAGTGTCAGTCCATCAGATGAAGCCGAGCTCAGAGAGAGatcagacgtgtgtgtgtgtgtgtgtttctcaccGCGCCTTTGGCCAGACCCTCGAAGCCGTCGTGGACGGTGTAAACCCTGTGACCCTGAGCGAGTCCCACCCTGACCGCTGACCTCACCGCTGCGTTCATCCCCGCGGCCGGAGCGCCGACGTTCAGAATCGCCATAGAGTGATTGCTctggagaaacacacacacacacacagacaaaaacacacacaaacaaaacacatgtATTTATacttgtatgtatgtgtatgtatatacaaacaatatttaagatGTTTAAAAACAGAATTCTTCAGGATAATGTAGGAGACAGTTATTTAGGGTGTTTTTGACTTCATGTTGAAGCATATTGTGATTGAAAACAAAGACGTGGAGTTTCGCACCTTCGACTGAGCCGGTTTCTGATGAGCTAACAGCTTGTACGTGTTCCAGTTGTTCTCAAAGCTCCTGTGAGGAGGTAATAATCGACGAATCACTTCAGAGATTCATTCAGatcaacaacaaacaaaacgaATGAGCGAAACTCACTTTCCACGTAACTGAATAGCCTCTTCAAATCTCTTTTCATTCATGGCTTTCTGAACCTCTTTCgtctaaaaacacacaaacaaaaacacagagtTGCATTTGGATTCTCTGTATGGGTCACTGTCCACTGCTCAAACACACTGAAGGTCAAGGGTCGCGGCATGTTCAGTGTGTGACTCACCATGTTCACACACTCCATGAGCGGCAGACGCATGGCCTGATTCCCCGACAGGCCGATCACACACGCCGGAGTCTCCGGAGTGGCTTCCAGCAGCGCCACCACGGCTTCCACACCCATCTTACtgctctacacacacacacacacacacacacacattaaagcAGGGGACACAAGGGCCAGATAACATTCTTTGGGATATCATTCCAGTTTTCTCTTTTCCCAAAacaaatgacaataataaaacacaccagAAGAATCACAAAAGAATGGAATCTTGTTTcgaccacagaataaaaaaataaaagaaggtAATTGTGAccttttatctcgcaattctgaatttatttctcgcaattctgactttcgcTATTCTGATTTATCTTGTGATTCCGATTTcgctattctgacttttatCTCACGATTCTGGCTTAGTTTTTTGTGAATCTTACttcattttttgtcattctgactttttatctcgcaattctgactttgcaattctgactttgtttctcgcgattctgacttcacaattctgactttgtttctcgcaattctgactttgtttctcacgattctgactttgcaattctgactttgcaattctgactttgtttctcgcaattctgactttgtttctcacaattctgactttgtttctcgcgattctgacttcacaattctgactttgtttctcgcgattctgacttcacaattctgactttgtttctcgcgattctgacttcacaattctgactttgtttctcacGATTATGacttcgcaattctgactttgtttctcgcgattctgacttcacaattctgactttgtttctcgcaattctgactttgtttctcacgattatgactttgtttctcacgattctgacttcacaattctgactttgtttctcgcgattctgacttcgcaattctgactttgtttctcacgattctgactttgtttctcacgattatgactttatttctcacgatcatgactttatttctcacgaTCATGacttcgcaattctgactttgtttctcgcgattctgactttgtttctcgcgattctgacttcgcaattctgactttgtttctcgcgattctgactttgtttctcgcgattctgactttgtttctcgcgattctgacttcgcaattctgactttgtttctcacGATCATGacttcgcaattctgactttgtttctcgcgattctgactttgtttctcgcgattctgactttgcaattctgactttgtttctcacGATCATGacttcgcaattctgactttgtttctcgcGATTATGacttcgcaattctgactttgtttctcacaattctgactttgtttctcgtgattctgactttgtttctcacgattctgacttcacaattctgactttgtttctcgcgattctgactttgcaattctgactttgtgtctcacgattctgactttgtttctcacGATTATGACTTTATTTGTCACGAtcatgactttatttctcacgaTCATGacttcgcaattctgactttgtttctcacgattctgactttgtttctcacgattatgactttatttctcacgaTCATGacttcgcaattctgactttgtttctcgcgattctgactttgtttctcgcgattctgactttgtttctcgcgattctgactttgtttctcgcgattctgactttgtttctcgcgattctgacttcgcaattctgactttgtttctcacGATCATGacttcgcaattctgactttgtttctcgcgattctgactttgtttctcgcGATTATGacttcgcaattctgactttgtttctcacaattctgactttgtttctcgtgattctgactttgtttctcacGATCATGacttcgcaattctgactttgtttctcacGATCATGacttcgcaattctgactttgtttctcacaa
It includes:
- the rpl37a gene encoding 60S ribosomal protein L37a; translated protein: MAKRTKKVGIVGKYGTRYGASLRKMVKKIEISQHAKYTCSFCGKTKMKRRAVGIWHCGSCMKTVAGGAWTYNTTSAVTVKSAIKRLKELKDQ
- the pfklb gene encoding phosphofructokinase, liver b translates to MHVDFEKLRMSGAGRAIAVLTSGGDAQGMNAAVRAVTRMGIFVGAKVYLIYEGYQGLVDGGDHIKLANWQSVTNIIQLGGTIIGSARCKAFTTREGRLSAAFHLVQRGITNLCVCGGDGSLTGANIFRSEWSHLLAELVQQGRITDSLAQQFTHLNIVGLVGSIDNDFCGTDMTIGADSALHRIMEVIDAITTTAQSHQRTFVLEVMGRHCGYLAVVSALASGADWLFIPEAPPEDGWEDHMCARLGESRSKGSRLNIVIIAEGAIDKHGQLISSNYVKDLVVQRLGYDTRVTVLGHVQRGGTPSAFDRVLSSKMGVEAVVALLEATPETPACVIGLSGNQAMRLPLMECVNMTKEVQKAMNEKRFEEAIQLRGKSFENNWNTYKLLAHQKPAQSKSNHSMAILNVGAPAAGMNAAVRSAVRVGLAQGHRVYTVHDGFEGLAKGALTEVHWHDVAGWTGQGGSLLGTKRTLPNSCMESIVANIGKFGIQSLLVIGGFEAYEGVLQLVEARGHYDELCIAMCVIPATISNNVPGTDFSLGADTAVNAAMESCDKIKQSASGTKRRVFIVETMGGYCGYLATTTGIAVGADAVYIFEEPFNIHELETNVEHLTDKMKNDIQRGLVLRNEKCHKHYTTDFIHNLYSAEGKGVFDCRVNVLGHLQQGGVPTPFDRNFGTKLGVKSVLWLTEKMNDTYRQGRVFANAPDTACVIGMKKKVMSFSPVTELKTHTDFEHRMPKEQWWLNLRPMLKMLAKYQTSFDEYVTGEIEHVTRRTLSMETGF